From the genome of Clostridia bacterium, one region includes:
- a CDS encoding sugar phosphate isomerase/epimerase has product MFNFPIGVITDSFRTDFKTAVEKAAAMGVQGLQTYCTKGEFAPANMTAEKEKEMLDIVKSNGLQFSAICGDLGMGFGKEQDAENIETSMRIMELAKRLECDIVTTHIGVVPTDKSNPRYGKMQEACFKLAEFADSMGSHFAIETGPETSAVLKEFLDGLHSHGVGVNLDPANLVMVTGDDPVQAVYTLKDYIVHTHAKDGVRLKPSNPEYIYHVVHPIPEEYAQGGYFEEVPLGTGAVPFKQYLNALTDIGYKGFLTIERECGETPEQDIRFAVDYLKNLMK; this is encoded by the coding sequence ATGTTTAATTTTCCGATTGGTGTGATTACCGACTCTTTCCGTACAGATTTTAAGACCGCAGTAGAAAAAGCAGCAGCTATGGGTGTGCAGGGCTTACAAACCTACTGCACAAAAGGCGAATTTGCGCCTGCCAACATGACTGCCGAAAAAGAAAAAGAGATGCTGGACATTGTGAAATCCAACGGTCTTCAGTTTTCCGCAATCTGCGGGGACTTAGGCATGGGCTTCGGCAAGGAACAGGATGCCGAAAACATTGAAACCTCCATGCGCATTATGGAGCTGGCTAAGCGTTTAGAATGCGACATTGTAACCACACATATTGGTGTAGTGCCTACCGATAAATCCAATCCCCGTTACGGCAAAATGCAGGAGGCCTGCTTTAAATTGGCTGAATTTGCAGACAGCATGGGCTCGCACTTTGCCATTGAAACCGGTCCTGAAACCTCTGCTGTTTTAAAGGAATTTTTAGACGGTCTGCATTCGCATGGTGTTGGTGTAAACTTAGACCCGGCAAACCTGGTTATGGTAACGGGTGACGATCCGGTGCAGGCGGTATATACCTTAAAGGACTATATTGTACACACCCATGCAAAGGACGGTGTACGTTTAAAGCCCTCAAATCCCGAGTACATTTACCATGTCGTACATCCCATTCCCGAGGAATATGCGCAGGGCGGTTATTTTGAAGAAGTGCCGTTAGGCACAGGTGCCGTTCCCTTTAAGCAGTACTTAAATGCACTGACCGATATCGGCTACAAGGGCTTTTTAACCATCGAACGCGAATGCGGTGAAACCCCTGAACAGGATATCCGCTTTGCTGTAGATTATCTTAAAAATTTAATGAAATAA